One Lycium barbarum isolate Lr01 chromosome 5, ASM1917538v2, whole genome shotgun sequence genomic window carries:
- the LOC132642295 gene encoding monothiol glutaredoxin-S6-like — MDMVMKLGAESPVVIFSKSTCCISHSIETLIRGFGADPKVYELDKISNGKEMEKALIELLGCKSSVPAVFIGEEFIGGSNEIMSLNVRSKLRQLLLKANAIWI; from the coding sequence ATGGATATGGTGATGAAGTTGGGAGCAGAAAGTCCAGTGGTGATTTTCAGCAAAAGCACTTGTTGCATCTCTCACAGCATTGAAACCCTAATTCGAGGTTTTGGAGCAGACCCTAAAGTTTACGAGCTCGATAAAATTTCAAACGGAAAGGAAATGGAGAAGGCATTGATAGAGTTACTAGGGTGTAAATCAAGTGTGCCAGCAGTGTTCATTGGAGAAGAGTTTATTGGTGGTTCAAATGAGATTATGAGTCTTAATGTTAGAAGCAAGCTCAGACAATTGCTTTTAAAGGCTAATGCTATTTGGATAtag